The following DNA comes from Flavobacterium sp. N3904.
TTTATGACAAAAGCACCATTTGAAAAAGTGCTAAATTCATTTAAGTACACTACAATCGGCGATAATGCATCACATAATTTACTGATTTGATTTTTTATCACTTCGATTGATGTGCCAGTTGCTTTGAATTCGCAAATGGTAATATGTCCTACTGAATTTTTACTGTTGAACCAGCCTACTTCTGCTGCTAATTGTTCTTTCATGGACATAATTGAAGCAAGTATAGGTTCTGGAGGTTGAATCACAAGGGAATATAATTTTTCCATGATTTTAATTTGTTTACAGAATTAATTGCTCCAACTATTAGTAATTCTATTTCTTCTTAGTGCTATTGTCAGATTTTTTCAAATACTGATCGAGTGGATCCAATAGATTCTTAGCATTACTCATTTTGTCAGAAAGGGCTTGCGCCTCAGTAACCATAGCTGTTGTTAAACCGCGAGTGGCAGTAATATTTTTTTTGGCATTATTTTCAGGTGATTGATCTATTTTAGTGGATAACAAAAGCAGAGCTATTCCCGCAATTTTGTTCTCTTTTACACCTTGACCCCTTACATAAAGCATTCCTAAATTTCCAATAGCCAATCCATCTCCTTGTACAGACGCTTTGCGATACCATTTATTAGCCTTCGCAAAATCTACTGGTGTTCCTTTTCCATTTTCGTAAAGTACTCCTAAATTGAATTGTGCGGGTGCGTTACCCTGTGCTGCGGCTTTGCTGTACCAAACAACGGCTTCTTTTTCATTTTTAGTAACGCCGATACCTTTCTCATACATGACGGCCACATTAAATTGTGAATCGATTTGGCCGACTTTGGCCGCAGCGAGAAATTCTTTGAAAGCTAGCGGCATATTATTTACGTTAAGTGCTTCGACACCTGCTTTGAAATTTGGATTTTCTTTTGTTTGCCCATACGTGTTTACTGTTATTACCAAAGTAGTGAGCAGGAGTAGGCTTAACGCAAAAAAATTAGATCTTACTATTTTCATTTTATTTTTTTTGTTAAATATACATAACATATTTAAAAATATCGCTGTGAAATAATAGCTGATCGATTTTATATCAAAGCTTCTCTTATCATTTTCATTATTTAGACAACAAATAATTTTTGAAAGTAGCAATTTAATAGTATTGCAGGAACAGGGGGTATTCTTTGTTTTGCAATTTTTAGACTTATTTTTTTGCTGGGTTAAAAATTTAAAAAGCTGATACATCCTAAGATTTACAGGCTTTTGATTGCATTTAAAATGAATTTGTGGAATCGCCGGGAGCAACTGAAGCATGTATTGGAACTCTTACAAGATCCCAAATACAAAACCAACTTCACATTAATCCAATTGCCAAAATCTGTTGCAGTAGCTGCTACCAGCAGTTGTTCTTTAGGTCTTTTTTTTATTATAGTTTTCACCTTTTTTTAAGCGATATAACTTCTATATTTATTTTTTGACCATCTTTTAAATATCCTGGATAATACATTTTCGGTCCAAATGCTTTAAATCCTAAAACAAAGATTTTGTATAGTTTAGTAGTATCAATTTTAATTTTAACAGAACCCTTAGAATCCATTATATATATATTCTACGGGAAAAGTCTTTGTTAAAAACCCAAATCTTTCCTTCCTAACTTCTACAGTATCGAACAAATTAACTCTGTGTTGTTTGTCTTACTATCAAATCAGCACCGCTTTTAGGCGGGGCGTTCCTTGATATAGAGCAAAACGTCCTTCGACTGCGCTCAGGATGAACATTGTAACAATCACATTTCTATTTTATGATACTTTGCTGGCTACCCAAAAACGCAGGTGAAGGGAACGGTGCCAACCCTGATGGCTGTGCGAAGTGCGCCACCGTTGAAAAAACTAGGGTCGACAGACATGATACTGCTGGAATGTAGTGCAGCGTAGCTTGCGAAGTTAAACGGAATGAAGCCGTATTGTGGATGTAATAGCCCCGCCGAACTCAGGAAGAGAGCGAGTGAAGATGAGGGTGAGGAAGCATAGTGGTGGCCTGCTCTTTTCGGAGCGGGCTGAAGCCATGCTGACGAGAGGACTGTGGAACGGAGGGCGGTGGCTTTTTCGGCCGACGACCGACTGGAGCAGCCGAACGGAACAAAGCGAACAACCAGAGAGTGACCTATTGATTACTAAGACCATTATGAGTTAGCAGCGAGACTGAATTGTTAATGTAAGTATATCTTTTCTTCGTGAGTACTATTAATAGCTTGAGAATGGCAGCTTTTTGAGCAGCTCACTATTGATACTTGAATGATAGGATTAACTATTTTGAACTGCTCACGAACCTGTTCTGGAGATAATCTTTACACCAACATGTATTAACTATTTCCATCTTTTTTAAACTGAGATGGTGACTTGCCGAAAAATTCGGAAAAACTGCTTGAAAAATAAGATTGCGAATTACTACCCACAGCATAAGCAACCTCTGAAATTTTATTATCAGTTGTAGTTAGTAATGTTGCAGCATGATTCATACGGATTGTTCGTATTAAATCTATAGGAGATTGATCTATAATTCCTTTCATTTTACGATGTAGTTGTGCTCGACTTATTTTCAATTCATCACTTATCATTTCAACACTAAGTGCCGGATTATCCATATTTTTCTTTATTATATCAAAGGTTCTCTCCATTAAGCGTTCATCCGCCGAGGTCAGAATGCCACTTTCGACTTCCCAGTTTATAGAGTTGCTGAATTTTTCTTTTAGTTTTTGACGTTGATTAAGCAAATTTCGAATTTGAGTTTTGAGTAAATCCATATTAAATGGTTTTGTGATGTAGGCATCTGCTCCTAAATCGATCCCTAAAATTTGATCTTCTAATTCTGATTTTGCAGACAGAATAATAATTGGAATATGACTTGATTCTATATTTGTCTTTAGTGCTTTACACAATTCAATTCCGTTCATTTTTGGCATCATTATATCTGTAATAATTAAATCTGGGGATTTAGAATGAACCTTCTCTAAGGCTTTTGCACCATCCTCTGCTTCAATTATTTTATAATTTGCATTAAGTTCTACTTTAAGTAATGTTCTCATGTCAGCATTATCCTCAACTATAAGTAATAATGGTTTTGTTCCATTAATTTCTGTCTCTAATATATTTTGTGCTTCTGAGATTATTTTATCGTCATTTTTAGAAATTACAAAATTGTTTGTAATGGCGTTATTTTGTGTAGCATCAGTTTGTATTTCATCATTCTTATTTACATCTCCTGTTGGCAAATATATATTGAAAGTTGAACCTTCGTTCAATTCACTTTTTACAGTTACTATGCCATTGTGAAGCTTCAAAATGTTTTTAACAAGATTCAGTCCAATTCCAGTGCCTAAGTATTGTACATCAGATTCATTATGTTGATAGTATCTTTCAAAAATCTTATCAGTTACTTTAGTTGACATTCCAATGCCTGTGTCCGAAATTCTAATCACAACATATTCTTTATCATTTAATGTTTCAAAATCTGTTGATACGGCTATATATCCTTTTTCGGTAAATTTAACGGCGTTGGAAATAATATTATAGATGCACTTATCTAGCATGCTAGGGTCGAACCATACTAATGTGTTTCCAATTTTATTTTCGAAGGTCAAATCAATATTTTTCTCAGTAATTATATCTTTAAATGTATCCAAAATGTCTTTAACTATTGATGATACATTGATTTGTTTCGCATTTACTTTCATTTGACTTGTATCTAATTTCCTTAAATCAAGAATCTGATTGATTAAATGAAGCAATCGTTGCGAATTTTTACGAATAATTGTGAGTAATTGTAATTTTTCGTCATTGTTTTCATTTTGAATCAATCGATCTAGAGGGGAAGAAATAAGAGTAAGCGGCGTACGAAATTCGTGAGAGATATTTGTAAAAAACACTAGTTTTGACATATATATTTCTTTTTGTTTCTTTATTTCTAGTTTTTTTATCTGCCTTTTATTTTTTTTGCTGCTTTTTATTTTCAGCGCTCTGAATATCATGAACGATGAAAAAGCAATAACTACTGCATAGATTAAATAAGCCCACCAAGTCCTCCAAAAGGGAGGGTGTATAATTATAGTAAGTTTTTTTTCCTCACCTTCAAGTTCATTATTTGCCTTTCCAGTTTTTAAATGTAGCGTGTAATTACCCGGAGCGAGGTTCGTGTAAGTTACTGACCTACTACCGGCGGGTAGATTTTGCCATTTTGTGTCAAATCCATCCAGATATGATGAAACAAAAAGTTTTTTTCCTGCAAAAAATTCTGGAATTGAAAATTCGATAGTAATACTTTTGTTGACATAACTTAAATTTATTTCATTCAAATAGTTCAGGGACTTGGGAAGTATAATTCTATCACTTATTTTTCGATTTATAAGTACTTGTTGGTCGTACTGTTTCAAATTGGTAAGTATTATATTATTAGTCGGTTTCCTAGATTTTATCATATCTGGGTTAAAAATGTTTATTCCTTTCGTGCCTCCAAAGAATACTTCACCATCATTACTTAGAAAATAGGATCTTGAGTTAAATTCATCACTTTGTAAACCATCCTGCATATTGTAAGACTTAACTAAATAGTTTTGGGTGTTCAAACATGATATTCCCTGATTATCACTTATCCACAAGCTGTTTTTTCCAGTAAACACTAAACCTTTTATTCTATTACTGATTAAATTGTTGTCAGTAGTAAATACTTTAATATCACCATTTGAGGGGTTTAAATAATTTAATCCATTGTCAGTGCCAAACCATATATTGCCTTCATTATCTTCTGCAATAGAGTGAATCATATTGTTACTCATTTTGCTGTTAGTCTGTGTATTATAATTTATGAATTTATTCTTTTCAATGATAAAGCAGCTTAACCCATATACTGTTCCAATCCATAAATGTCCTTTTTTATCTAAATAGAGTTTATTGACCCAATTGTTTATTAGACTGTTTCTTTTTGAGGATTGCATATAATTTGAAAATCGTTTTGTTTTCTTATCGAAGCAGCTTATACCTCCAGAATGTGTTCCTATCC
Coding sequences within:
- a CDS encoding tetratricopeptide repeat protein, yielding MKIVRSNFFALSLLLLTTLVITVNTYGQTKENPNFKAGVEALNVNNMPLAFKEFLAAAKVGQIDSQFNVAVMYEKGIGVTKNEKEAVVWYSKAAAQGNAPAQFNLGVLYENGKGTPVDFAKANKWYRKASVQGDGLAIGNLGMLYVRGQGVKENKIAGIALLLLSTKIDQSPENNAKKNITATRGLTTAMVTEAQALSDKMSNAKNLLDPLDQYLKKSDNSTKKK
- a CDS encoding hybrid sensor histidine kinase/response regulator transcription factor, giving the protein MKKTILLLLLLTITLQSNTVIRISNSVIKTTNDGLCNSIVTSIAQDKHGFIWIGTEEGLSKYDGLSFNTYKVNSTDSSNLTNNSIVSLLCDKKGQIWVGTYNGCQVYNDELNVFRTIDFKLKDVKNKAIKIEKIFEDSKNNIWLSTSINGVIMIDRNGKKNKHFFYQPRNPLSICSNIITDIAEDSSGNIWFASSDKGISVYNVTTNKIRHYNKENGALPSNQVLRLIKSKNNAIYISILKIGLVKYNPANSKFQVLDNVNSKIPSKIIFSLGLDAQNNILIGTDGDGLLVYNTINQAVYPHPVFVERFFELGRSRVHSLYTDKENNIWIGVPTLGICLIKNSNAGFQTYRNFDGIPFHDCINSIFVDKFKNILMASDGGGLIVFNRNNNFKKQFINIKSNSNSLADNAALDVFVDDELQTWVATYTGGLSVMNHLSGKFINYNTENTNGGLKSNNVRTITQSKDGKIWIGTHSGGISCFDKKTKRFSNYMQSSKRNSLINNWVNKLYLDKKGHLWIGTVYGLSCFIIEKNKFINYNTQTNSKMSNNMIHSIAEDNEGNIWFGTDNGLNYLNPSNGDIKVFTTDNNLISNRIKGLVFTGKNSLWISDNQGISCLNTQNYLVKSYNMQDGLQSDEFNSRSYFLSNDGEVFFGGTKGINIFNPDMIKSRKPTNNIILTNLKQYDQQVLINRKISDRIILPKSLNYLNEINLSYVNKSITIEFSIPEFFAGKKLFVSSYLDGFDTKWQNLPAGSRSVTYTNLAPGNYTLHLKTGKANNELEGEEKKLTIIIHPPFWRTWWAYLIYAVVIAFSSFMIFRALKIKSSKKNKRQIKKLEIKKQKEIYMSKLVFFTNISHEFRTPLTLISSPLDRLIQNENNDEKLQLLTIIRKNSQRLLHLINQILDLRKLDTSQMKVNAKQINVSSIVKDILDTFKDIITEKNIDLTFENKIGNTLVWFDPSMLDKCIYNIISNAVKFTEKGYIAVSTDFETLNDKEYVVIRISDTGIGMSTKVTDKIFERYYQHNESDVQYLGTGIGLNLVKNILKLHNGIVTVKSELNEGSTFNIYLPTGDVNKNDEIQTDATQNNAITNNFVISKNDDKIISEAQNILETEINGTKPLLLIVEDNADMRTLLKVELNANYKIIEAEDGAKALEKVHSKSPDLIITDIMMPKMNGIELCKALKTNIESSHIPIIILSAKSELEDQILGIDLGADAYITKPFNMDLLKTQIRNLLNQRQKLKEKFSNSINWEVESGILTSADERLMERTFDIIKKNMDNPALSVEMISDELKISRAQLHRKMKGIIDQSPIDLIRTIRMNHAATLLTTTDNKISEVAYAVGSNSQSYFSSSFSEFFGKSPSQFKKDGNS